Proteins encoded within one genomic window of Armatimonadota bacterium:
- a CDS encoding glycosyltransferase family 4 protein: MKIAMLGTKGIPATWGGIEHHVEEISTRMVNLGHEVTVYCRPYYTTTDEQYYKGVRLKKLPTIATKNLDAITHTFMATMHLLLEDYDIVHYHAIGPSTLSAFPRLVGKRTVVTVHGLDWQREKWGSKAKLFLKFGEYASVVFPHATIVVSKYLKKYLEYKYGKTVNYIPSAVTDPIIRPPNKIREYGLGERDYILFVARLVPEKGCHFLLEAHKRLGAKMKLVVAGGSSHSDDYVESLHKMAGDNVIFTGYVYGETLQELYSNAYCYVHPSTIEGLPVTLLEAVAYGNCVIASDIPANKEVVQDSGIIFESENVESLCEALDKIIKNSELARNLGEKAKALGVKEYNYDSVTQKTLALYQEVYERSLHSPTAKIESKLQPPVDSKDAP; the protein is encoded by the coding sequence ATGAAGATTGCAATGCTTGGGACAAAAGGCATACCGGCTACATGGGGTGGAATCGAACATCATGTCGAAGAAATTTCCACTCGCATGGTTAATCTTGGACACGAAGTGACCGTGTACTGCCGGCCTTACTATACTACAACAGACGAACAATATTACAAAGGAGTACGGTTAAAGAAGCTCCCCACAATAGCAACAAAAAACTTAGATGCTATCACACATACATTTATGGCAACTATGCATCTTCTACTTGAGGATTACGATATTGTGCATTACCATGCCATTGGGCCTTCGACTTTATCTGCCTTCCCTCGTCTAGTTGGGAAACGAACTGTAGTAACTGTACACGGTCTTGATTGGCAGCGCGAAAAGTGGGGGAGCAAAGCCAAGCTATTCCTAAAGTTTGGTGAGTATGCCTCAGTGGTTTTTCCACATGCAACAATCGTTGTCTCCAAATATCTCAAAAAATATTTGGAGTATAAGTACGGAAAGACTGTTAATTATATTCCAAGTGCCGTTACAGATCCCATAATTAGGCCACCAAATAAGATACGCGAATACGGACTTGGCGAAAGAGATTACATCCTATTTGTTGCAAGACTTGTTCCAGAGAAGGGCTGTCATTTTCTTTTGGAAGCTCACAAGCGCCTAGGAGCAAAAATGAAACTTGTTGTTGCAGGTGGATCAAGTCATTCTGATGACTATGTTGAAAGCCTCCATAAGATGGCTGGAGACAATGTGATATTTACCGGCTATGTTTATGGCGAAACTCTGCAAGAACTTTATTCAAATGCCTACTGCTACGTTCACCCGTCCACTATCGAAGGGTTACCTGTAACACTACTAGAGGCTGTGGCATATGGAAACTGCGTCATTGCAAGCGATATTCCTGCAAACAAGGAGGTTGTTCAAGACTCGGGCATAATTTTTGAGAGCGAGAATGTTGAAAGCCTTTGTGAAGCGCTTGACAAAATTATCAAGAACTCTGAGCTGGCCCGAAATCTTGGTGAAAAGGCAAAAGCCCTCGGTGTTAAGGAATACAATTACGACAGCGTTACTCAAAAAACCCTTGCACTGTACCAAGAGGTATATGAAAGGAGTCTTCATTCTCCAACTGCAAAAATTGAAAGCAAATTACAACCTCCTGTTGACTCCAAGGATGCTCCATGA